Proteins encoded by one window of Deinococcus malanensis:
- a CDS encoding prepilin peptidase, with protein sequence MIPDVLLVVMAGVLGLLVGSFSNVLIWRLPRGENIAFPPSHCPHCDHRLAPRDLVPVFSWVGLRGKCRYCRAPIKSRYPLVELLTGAGYVLIALLFPPLAFGWGTLGLMVLFTLLLVSSAIDLDTYTIPDELTLPGVVLGLLFALGNAPDSGLPTFAQAVQGALLGAGLLVTINNLGAWVLRRFRERRFPEFPLGYQQISLGLLAGAWLGPWWGAGVGLASAAVNLLARRVVRIPELLTLGGLLVSVMLGSAGMGPGMILMVQGALAAAGAVSLVCGVYWWIHWRRHREDDTSANDENVDASAMGFGDVKLAAVIGAFLGWERLLVALVVAVFAGAILGVVQMAMKRENRVKFGPYLALGALVALIWGDEIIRSYRTMLGF encoded by the coding sequence GTGATTCCTGACGTGCTGCTTGTGGTGATGGCTGGCGTGCTTGGCCTGCTGGTGGGCTCATTTTCCAATGTTCTGATCTGGCGGCTGCCACGCGGAGAGAACATCGCCTTTCCGCCGAGTCACTGCCCGCACTGTGATCACCGCCTAGCACCGCGCGATCTGGTGCCGGTGTTCTCATGGGTGGGGCTACGCGGGAAATGCCGCTACTGCCGCGCCCCGATCAAGAGCCGCTACCCGCTGGTGGAGTTGCTGACCGGCGCCGGCTATGTCCTGATCGCGCTGCTGTTTCCGCCGCTGGCTTTCGGCTGGGGCACGCTGGGGCTCATGGTGCTGTTCACGCTGCTACTGGTCAGCAGCGCCATCGACCTCGATACCTACACCATCCCAGACGAGTTGACCCTGCCCGGGGTGGTGCTGGGGCTGCTGTTCGCGCTGGGCAACGCGCCGGATTCGGGCCTGCCGACTTTCGCGCAGGCGGTTCAGGGCGCGCTGCTGGGTGCGGGGCTGCTGGTGACCATCAACAACCTGGGAGCCTGGGTGCTGCGGCGCTTCCGTGAGCGGCGTTTCCCGGAATTCCCGCTGGGCTACCAGCAGATCAGCCTGGGCCTGCTGGCCGGTGCGTGGCTGGGACCCTGGTGGGGCGCGGGCGTGGGTTTGGCGTCTGCAGCGGTCAATCTGCTGGCCCGCCGAGTGGTGCGTATTCCAGAACTGCTGACGCTGGGCGGCCTGCTGGTCAGCGTCATGCTGGGCAGCGCCGGTATGGGTCCCGGCATGATCCTGATGGTTCAGGGCGCGCTGGCGGCAGCGGGCGCAGTCAGTCTGGTGTGCGGGGTCTACTGGTGGATTCACTGGCGCCGGCACCGCGAAGACGACACCTCTGCCAACGACGAGAACGTGGATGCCAGCGCCATGGGCTTCGGGGACGTGAAGCTGGCCGCCGTAATCGGTGCCTTCCTGGGCTGGGAACGGCTGCTGGTGGCCCTGGTGGTGGCGGTGTTTGCCGGCGCCATTCTGGGCGTCGTTCAGATGGCCATGAAGCGCGAAAACCGCGTGAAATTCGGGCCGTATCTGGCCCTGGGCGCGCTCGTGGCGCTGATATGGGGCGACGAGATCATCCGCAGTTACCGCACGATGCTCGGGTTTTAG